From Nicotiana tabacum cultivar K326 chromosome 15, ASM71507v2, whole genome shotgun sequence, the proteins below share one genomic window:
- the LOC107787389 gene encoding uncharacterized protein LOC107787389: protein MDPRRPSRVIDPKVRRVGFFAPDPHTSDPDNHPGLSSSPPGNSVIPHAFESVSQAVPVPNSTSTSRPRRSSFDESEQLVVGSYNPMQSVLGTSPTSSGIGVEGEFSEDSTHWIRQTDGFSLTSAARLTESKDDQEQISAQVAETSNEVERNGKPLKGKSTKAERRALQEAQRAAKATGKGGETSGTKLRGQSGKPTKQPSQKKDSGPMISSVATHETKGGDRPLEKDRKKDVPAPRMQFDDKNRVEKAKKRAVVKKTEARNRVELFRHLPQYEQGTQLPDLESRFFHLDPMHPAVYKVGLQYLAGDVVGGNARCVAMLQAFQQAIKDYSTPREKALGRDLTARINGYVSFFNECRPLSISMGNAIRFLKARIAKLSLTLSEAEAKAALYSDIERFINEKIILADRVITRQAVTKIRDGDVLLTYGSSSVVEMILLHAYELGKRFRVIVVDSRPKLEGKALLRRLVKGGLCCTYTHINAVSYIMHEVTRVFMGAASVLSNGTVYSRIGTACVAMVAHAFRVPLLICCEAYKFHERVQLDSVCSNELGEPDAISKVPGRLDVNSSDNWISKDNIQLLNLMYDVTPSDCVSMIITDYGMIPTTSVPVIVREYGREHLLI, encoded by the exons ATGGATCCTCGTCGTCCCTCTCGGGTTATAGATCCAAAAGTTCGTCGGGTGGGTTTTTTCGCACCCGACCCACACACTTCCGACCCGGATAACCATCCCGGGCTTTCCTCATCTCCGCCCGGCAATTCGGTGATCCCTCACGCCTTCGAGAGCGTCTCACAGGCTGTCCCTGTTCCTAATTCTACGTCGACGTCGCGGCCTCGGCGGTCTTCTTTTGACGAGAGTGAGCAATTGGTGGTAGGAAGTTACAATCCTATGCAGTCGGTGCTTGGAACTTCGCCGACGTCTAGTGGAATTGGCGTAGAGGGAGAGTTTTCCGAGGACTCAACACACTGGATTCGTCAGACTGACGGCTTCAGTTTGACTTCAGCTGCCCGATTGACGGAGTCGAAAGACGATCAAG AACAGATCAGTGCACAAGTTGCCGAAACATCGAATGAAGTAGAAAGAAATGGAAAGCCACTAAAAGGGAAGAGCACCAAGGCTGAAAGGCGTGCACTGCAGGAGGCTCAACGAGCTGCAAAAGCTACTGGAAAAG GTGGGGAAACATCTGGGACAAAGTTACGCGGACAGTCTGGTAAACCTACTAAGCAGCCTTCACAAAAGAAAGATAGTGGCCCGATGATATCATCTGTAGCTACTCATGAGACAAAAGGAGGTGACCGACCCCTAGAGAAAGATCGCAAGAAAGATGTACCTGCTCCTAGGATGCAATTTGATGATAAGAATCGTGTTGAAAAAGCTAAGAAGCGTGCAGTAGTTAAAAAGACTGAAGCTAGAAATAGGGTAGAACTGTTTCGGCATTTACCTCAGTATGAACAAGGAACTCAGCTACCTGATCTTGAATCAAGGTTTTTCCACCTTGACCCTATGCATCCTGCAGTTTACAAG GTCGGACTGCAGTATTTGGCTGGGGATGTAGTTGGGGGCAATGCTCGCTGTGTTGCAATGCTGCAAGCTTTTCAACAAGCCATCAAAGATTACTCTACACCTCGTGAAAAAGCTCTAGGTAGAGATTTAACAGCAAGAATCAATGGCTACGTTTCATTTTTTAATGAGTGTAGACCCCTTTCTATTAGCATGGGGAATGCAATTCGCTTTCTAAAAGCTCGTATAGCCAAGTTATCTTTAACTCTTTCTGAGGCAGAAGCAAAAGCCGCTCTTTACTCAGATATTGAGCGCTTCATTAATGAGAAGATAATATTAGCTGACAGAGTAATAACAAGACAGGCAGTTACGAAGATCAGAGATGGTGATGTTCTTCTCACATATGGTTCTTCCTCTGTTGTTGAAATGATTCTGTTACATGCTTATGAGCTTGGGAAGCGATTCCGTGTAATAGTGGTAGATTCTCGCCCTAAACTTGAAGGCAAGGCACTACTTCGGAGGCTGGTGAAGGGGGGCCTGTGTTGTACATACACTCATATAAATGCTGTTTCTTACATTATGCATGAAGTCACTAGAGTGTTCATGGGTGCTGCATCTGTATTATCTAATGGGACCGTCTACTCTAGAATTGGGACTGCATGCGTTGCTATGGTTGCTCATGCATTCCGTGTTCCTCTACTGATTTGTTGTGAAGCTTATAAGTTTCATGAGAGAGTGCAGCTTGACTCTGTTTGTTCCAATGAGCTAG GTGAACCAGATGCCATTTCCAAAGTTCCTGGTAGACTGGATGTAAATTCTTCGGATAACTGGATAAGTAAAGATAATATTCAGCTTCTGAATTTGAT GTATGATGTTACTCCTTCAGACTGTGTCTCGATGATCATCACAGATTATGGCATG ATACCAACTACAAGTGTGCCTGTGATTGTGCGAGAGTATGGGAGAGAACACCTCCTGATATGA